One window of the Salmo trutta chromosome 35, fSalTru1.1, whole genome shotgun sequence genome contains the following:
- the LOC115174695 gene encoding fasciculation and elongation protein zeta-2 isoform X2, protein MAAPLAHFDEDWQDFNEFKAASGSPNRLDQLNSNVADTGLVEDFSDIDNSFSGEICSFKSMEDLVHDFDEKLTVCFRNYNTETENIAPIKPITEDHFLKDDDMWNALTDNYGNVMPVDWKTSHIRSLHLPTLNLCEQGKLDNMPLDLSDDEELREQMDMHSIIVSCINDEPLFTVEQVIEEIEELMEESPDPEDESPSQSDLSMLSQDLSNLKRSSSNTSYEDRLHRLSVSELSEALEEVETAIRRYSEELIQALALRDELDFEKEVKNSFISLLIDVQNRQKEHRELLRQKKKTRPTGSAPRADRTHVPGTYLTTVIPYEKKAGSPSVEDLQILTKILHAMREDSEKVPSLLTDYILKVLCPT, encoded by the exons ATGGCGGCGCCGTTAGCCCACTTCGATGAAGACTGGCAGGATTTCAACGAATTCAAGGCGGCCTCAGGGTCGCCGAACCGACTGGACCAGCTGAACTCGAACGTTGCTGACACGGGCCTGGTGGAGGATTTCTCGGACATCGACAACAGCTTCTCGGGGGAGATATGCAGCTTCAAATCAATGGAGGACCTTGTCCACGACTTCGATGAGAAGCTGACAGTTTGCTTCCGAAATTACAACACTGAAACTGAAAATATAGCTCCCATTAAACCTATCACAGAAGATCATTTCCTCAAGGATGACGA catGTGGAATGCTCTGACCGATAACTACGGCAATGTGATGCCAGTGGACTGGAAGACCTCACACATTCGCTCCCTGCATCTCCCCACTCTCAACCTCTGTGAGCAGGGG AAGCTGGACAACATGCCTCTTGACCTGTCTGATGATGAGGAGCTGAGGGAACAGATGGACATGCACTCCATCATCGTGTCCTGCATCAACGACGAGCCACTCTTCACCGTcgagcag GTGATCGAGGAGATTGAGGAGCTGATGGAAGAGTCTCCAGACCCAGAGGATGAGAGCCCGTCCCAGTCAGACCTGTCCATGCTCTCCCAAGACCTCAGCAACCTCAAACGTTCCAGCTCCAACACCAGCTATGAGGACC GCCTGCATCGTCTGTCGGTCTCCGAGCTGAGCGAGGCCTTGGAGGAGGTGGAGACGGCCATCAGGCGCTACAGTGAGGAGCTGATCCAGGCCCTGGCCCTGAGGGACGAGCTGGACTTTGAGAAGGAGGTGAAGAACAGCTTCATCTCGCTGCTCATCGACGTGCAGAACCGGCAGAAGGAGCACCGCGAGCTGCTCCGCCAGAAGAAGAAGACCAGGCCCACAGGCAGCGCTCCGAGGGCAGACAGGACACACGTTCCTGGGACG TATCTGACCACAGTTATCCCCTATGAGAAGAAGGCTGGCTCCCCCTCTGTGGAAGACCTTCAGATCCTCACCAAGA TTTTGCATGCCATGAGGGAGGACAGTGAGAAGGTACCCAGCCTCCTAACAGACTACATCCTCAAAG
- the LOC115174695 gene encoding fasciculation and elongation protein zeta-2 isoform X1 → MAAPLAHFDEDWQDFNEFKAASGSPNRLDQLNSNVADTGLVEDFSDIDNSFSGEICSFKSMEDLVHDFDEKLTVCFRNYNTETENIAPIKPITEDHFLKDDDMWNALTDNYGNVMPVDWKTSHIRSLHLPTLNLCEQGKLDNMPLDLSDDEELREQMDMHSIIVSCINDEPLFTVEQVIEEIEELMEESPDPEDESPSQSDLSMLSQDLSNLKRSSSNTSYEDRLHRLSVSELSEALEEVETAIRRYSEELIQALALRDELDFEKEVKNSFISLLIDVQNRQKEHRELLRQKKKTRPTGSAPRADRTHVPGTLFTMEGLSTVIQNGLRQTFGSTGGDKQYLTTVIPYEKKAGSPSVEDLQILTKILHAMREDSEKVPSLLTDYILKVLCPT, encoded by the exons ATGGCGGCGCCGTTAGCCCACTTCGATGAAGACTGGCAGGATTTCAACGAATTCAAGGCGGCCTCAGGGTCGCCGAACCGACTGGACCAGCTGAACTCGAACGTTGCTGACACGGGCCTGGTGGAGGATTTCTCGGACATCGACAACAGCTTCTCGGGGGAGATATGCAGCTTCAAATCAATGGAGGACCTTGTCCACGACTTCGATGAGAAGCTGACAGTTTGCTTCCGAAATTACAACACTGAAACTGAAAATATAGCTCCCATTAAACCTATCACAGAAGATCATTTCCTCAAGGATGACGA catGTGGAATGCTCTGACCGATAACTACGGCAATGTGATGCCAGTGGACTGGAAGACCTCACACATTCGCTCCCTGCATCTCCCCACTCTCAACCTCTGTGAGCAGGGG AAGCTGGACAACATGCCTCTTGACCTGTCTGATGATGAGGAGCTGAGGGAACAGATGGACATGCACTCCATCATCGTGTCCTGCATCAACGACGAGCCACTCTTCACCGTcgagcag GTGATCGAGGAGATTGAGGAGCTGATGGAAGAGTCTCCAGACCCAGAGGATGAGAGCCCGTCCCAGTCAGACCTGTCCATGCTCTCCCAAGACCTCAGCAACCTCAAACGTTCCAGCTCCAACACCAGCTATGAGGACC GCCTGCATCGTCTGTCGGTCTCCGAGCTGAGCGAGGCCTTGGAGGAGGTGGAGACGGCCATCAGGCGCTACAGTGAGGAGCTGATCCAGGCCCTGGCCCTGAGGGACGAGCTGGACTTTGAGAAGGAGGTGAAGAACAGCTTCATCTCGCTGCTCATCGACGTGCAGAACCGGCAGAAGGAGCACCGCGAGCTGCTCCGCCAGAAGAAGAAGACCAGGCCCACAGGCAGCGCTCCGAGGGCAGACAGGACACACGTTCCTGGGACG CTCTTCACTATGGAGGGACTCTCCACTGTCATTCAGAACGGCCTCCGTCAAACTTTCGGCAGCACAGGAGGGGACAAACAg TATCTGACCACAGTTATCCCCTATGAGAAGAAGGCTGGCTCCCCCTCTGTGGAAGACCTTCAGATCCTCACCAAGA TTTTGCATGCCATGAGGGAGGACAGTGAGAAGGTACCCAGCCTCCTAACAGACTACATCCTCAAAG